In the Uranotaenia lowii strain MFRU-FL chromosome 1, ASM2978415v1, whole genome shotgun sequence genome, CTGCGCCTTCTTCTGCAACGCTACAGAACCAAACCGATTGAGATCGTCTTTGGATTCAAGGGGATACTATTGGTCATGCAGAGTATTGTCAGCGTAAATTTTCTCGCATCAAACTGCAACacttttgacgaaattttctgGCCGTTTATGGTGATCTTCATCGGGGTGGAAACTTTTTGTCTGTCATTGTTTTACGTTCCGGCTGTTGGTaagagtttgattttttttcttgctctcAACTTTGAAACCGTACTTCACCTTTTCAGTGACCTTGTCCAAATGTATAGCTAAACAGGCTAAATCGGCTGAACCACAACAGGAGATGCCAGTGACGGCCGATCAGCCAACTACCCAAAAAGAATTGGTAGATGCACTTCTACAATTGACAATACTCATCAATGAAACAGAGATGTGTCGTGACGAAATGGAGAAGTGCTTATGCAAACTACAACAGCaatcttagaaaatttatttgattattcaATTGTTGTCTGTTCAACGGTAGATAATAATAAACTTAATATTAGAgagtaaaatggatttaattcatctaaaatttttgattttattaaaattagttacatgaat is a window encoding:
- the LOC129739915 gene encoding uncharacterized protein LOC129739915, translating into MLKIDIAETVGNLVNRGQDEPDAVPSSDPASAKYHVYCGGTFRPEFMRQIFLVHWLTALGVLGTGIYLMIEQPTCNKYGLLLLLECGYCMLTPFLLNSIKRDCRSLKKSNPDLRLLLQRYRTKPIEIVFGFKGILLVMQSIVSVNFLASNCNTFDEIFWPFMVIFIGVETFCLSLFYVPAVVTLSKCIAKQAKSAEPQQEMPVTADQPTTQKELVDALLQLTILINETEMCRDEMEKCLCKLQQQS